Proteins found in one Thalassomonas actiniarum genomic segment:
- a CDS encoding efflux RND transporter permease subunit, with protein MTDVNKPQGIIAWFAGNSVAANLLMLAIIFLGIMSFNQLRKEAFPPWPTDSITVSMTYDSGDAKLSEEGIAIKIEEALANVQGIKRISSTSNASGSRVTVEALSGYDLDILLRDVKAKVDAIYNFPGDAEKPVIDKQSRLQHAYSVKIFGDSDRSALQAVAERLKVDLLAQAAISNVEIKGKAEPMMSIELDEQKLQAYQLSFSDIANIVNNESSTAISTSLRNENKVVRLKVAEQAYRQKEFANIPLVTLADGSQIKLGDVAKIEDDFADDVFVVGRYNGKPGIGVEIKVDEHGDVLKIVEQAELVVAKWQESALLPQNMTMETWDDGGTLIRDRLALLIKNALSGIALVFLVLALFLNLRVAFWVTAGLPFIFCGTLFFMTDSFTGMTINEMTTFGFILALGIVVDDAVVVGESIYATRKSQGDSLNSTIAGTQKVAVPTIFGVLTTVATFIALANVEGGMGHVYSQFAVIVTICLLLSVVESKLILPSHLAHLNTRREVKPGLANLWPRLQAKADSGLQWFNDKLYKPTIEKAISYRYGVMFVFIAVFILVIGMPQNGGVRVAFFPDIPGSVIQADMSMQNDASFGQTRKNLSFIERAAISADEQLAAEHNWQGSAIDTIEVIGESDLSGTIVVELTDSAPYGLNEFARVWKTIAQKPEGVRKLDIRSGFGGRDNFKVELKAWNTDTIREAGQEIKGAISQIAGVSGIDDNFDSGQAQLRFTLTEQGLSLGLTTQGLSRQVLQAFGGEIVQRYQRGKDEVKVRIRYPESERQTVNDVMKANIRLDNGQVVPLAVVAKVTSEYQQNEMTRISGLPAVYVSARVDKDIISSNELVSELKKSLIPALESRYPDLAIHFAGEAEQQQETASSMTRLFIMAMAAIYILLAIPLRSYVQPLIIMTAIPFGLVGAILGHWLNDMVLSILSFNGIVALSGVVVNDSLLLVSRFNYLKAKKEKITDAIVLACTGRLRAVLLTSITTYAGLMPLLSETSAQAQFIIPAAASLGYGILFATLITLILVPSLLMMHQDAIALLQKLKHKLTGQHSQEKGLNEHQHTAG; from the coding sequence ATGACAGATGTTAATAAACCTCAAGGTATCATTGCCTGGTTTGCCGGCAATTCGGTGGCGGCAAACCTGCTGATGCTCGCCATCATCTTTTTGGGCATCATGTCTTTTAACCAGCTAAGAAAAGAGGCCTTTCCTCCCTGGCCGACGGACTCGATCACGGTATCCATGACCTATGACAGCGGCGATGCCAAGCTGTCGGAAGAAGGCATTGCCATAAAAATAGAAGAAGCGCTGGCCAACGTACAAGGCATTAAGCGCATTTCCTCGACCTCAAATGCCAGCGGCAGCAGGGTAACGGTGGAAGCCTTGTCCGGCTACGATTTGGACATACTGCTGCGGGATGTCAAAGCCAAGGTGGATGCCATTTATAACTTTCCCGGCGATGCAGAAAAGCCGGTTATCGATAAACAAAGCCGCTTGCAACACGCCTATTCGGTAAAAATTTTTGGTGACAGCGACCGCAGCGCTCTGCAGGCCGTCGCCGAGCGGCTGAAAGTGGATCTGCTGGCACAAGCGGCGATTTCCAATGTCGAGATCAAAGGCAAGGCCGAGCCCATGATGTCGATTGAGCTTGACGAGCAAAAACTCCAGGCCTATCAGCTGTCATTTTCCGATATTGCCAATATCGTCAATAACGAGTCCTCCACCGCCATTTCCACCAGTTTGCGCAACGAAAACAAGGTAGTACGCCTTAAAGTCGCAGAACAGGCCTACCGGCAAAAAGAGTTTGCCAATATTCCCCTGGTGACCTTAGCCGACGGCAGCCAGATCAAACTTGGCGATGTCGCAAAAATAGAAGACGACTTTGCCGATGATGTTTTCGTGGTCGGCCGCTATAACGGCAAACCCGGCATAGGGGTAGAAATCAAGGTCGATGAACACGGCGACGTCCTGAAAATTGTCGAGCAGGCGGAGCTAGTGGTGGCCAAGTGGCAGGAAAGCGCCTTATTACCGCAAAACATGACCATGGAAACCTGGGATGACGGCGGCACCTTAATTCGCGACCGCCTGGCACTACTGATCAAAAATGCCTTATCCGGCATTGCCCTGGTATTCCTGGTACTGGCGCTGTTTTTAAACCTGCGGGTCGCCTTTTGGGTCACCGCCGGTTTACCCTTTATCTTTTGCGGCACCTTATTTTTCATGACCGACAGCTTTACCGGCATGACCATCAATGAAATGACTACCTTTGGCTTTATCCTGGCACTGGGCATAGTGGTCGACGATGCCGTAGTGGTCGGCGAAAGCATCTACGCCACCCGCAAAAGCCAGGGGGACAGTCTCAACAGCACCATAGCCGGTACGCAAAAGGTCGCCGTGCCGACCATTTTCGGGGTGTTAACCACAGTTGCCACCTTTATCGCCCTGGCCAATGTTGAAGGCGGCATGGGGCATGTTTATTCGCAGTTTGCCGTTATCGTCACCATTTGCCTGTTGCTGTCGGTGGTAGAATCCAAGCTGATCTTACCCTCGCATCTGGCCCATTTAAACACCCGCAGAGAAGTAAAACCGGGCCTGGCCAACCTCTGGCCCCGCCTCCAGGCCAAGGCGGATTCTGGCCTGCAATGGTTTAACGACAAGTTATATAAACCCACCATAGAAAAAGCCATCAGCTACCGCTACGGCGTGATGTTTGTTTTTATTGCCGTGTTTATTCTCGTGATCGGCATGCCGCAAAATGGCGGGGTGAGGGTCGCTTTTTTCCCGGATATTCCCGGCAGCGTGATCCAGGCCGACATGAGCATGCAAAACGATGCCAGTTTCGGTCAGACCCGTAAAAACCTCAGCTTTATCGAACGGGCGGCAATCAGCGCCGATGAGCAACTGGCGGCAGAACATAACTGGCAAGGCAGTGCTATCGATACCATAGAGGTGATCGGCGAAAGCGATCTGTCCGGCACTATCGTGGTGGAATTAACCGACAGCGCCCCTTATGGTTTAAACGAATTTGCCCGGGTATGGAAAACTATCGCCCAAAAACCCGAAGGGGTGCGCAAACTCGATATCCGCTCAGGTTTCGGCGGCCGGGACAATTTCAAGGTAGAATTAAAAGCCTGGAATACCGATACCATCCGCGAGGCGGGACAGGAAATCAAAGGCGCCATCAGCCAGATAGCCGGGGTCAGCGGTATCGACGATAATTTCGATTCCGGCCAGGCACAACTGAGATTTACCCTGACCGAGCAGGGGCTGTCGCTGGGGCTGACCACACAAGGATTATCACGCCAGGTATTACAGGCCTTTGGCGGAGAAATAGTCCAGCGCTACCAAAGGGGCAAAGACGAAGTTAAGGTCAGGATCCGCTACCCGGAAAGCGAAAGACAAACCGTTAACGATGTGATGAAAGCCAATATCAGGCTTGATAACGGTCAGGTCGTGCCATTGGCGGTAGTGGCAAAAGTTACTTCAGAGTATCAGCAAAACGAAATGACCCGCATCTCCGGTTTACCGGCGGTTTATGTCAGCGCCCGTGTCGACAAAGACATTATTTCTTCAAACGAGCTGGTAAGCGAACTGAAAAAATCCCTGATCCCGGCCCTGGAAAGCCGTTATCCGGATCTGGCCATTCACTTTGCCGGAGAAGCCGAGCAGCAGCAGGAAACCGCCAGCTCGATGACACGTTTATTTATTATGGCGATGGCGGCAATTTATATCCTGCTGGCCATTCCGCTGCGCTCTTATGTACAGCCGTTGATTATTATGACCGCCATTCCCTTTGGCCTGGTCGGCGCGATTTTAGGCCATTGGCTCAATGACATGGTCTTAAGCATTCTATCTTTTAATGGCATTGTTGCCTTAAGCGGGGTGGTGGTGAACGACAGCCTGCTACTGGTCTCCCGCTTTAATTATTTAAAGGCGAAAAAAGAAAAAATAACCGATGCCATAGTTCTGGCCTGTACCGGGCGCTTACGGGCGGTATTGCTGACCTCAATTACCACCTATGCCGGACTGATGCCGTTATTAAGCGAAACCTCGGCCCAGGCCCAGTTTATTATTCCGGCGGCGGCATCGCTGGGTTACGGGATCTTATTTGCCACCCTGATCACCTTGATCTTAGTGCCGTCATTACTCATGATGCATCAGGATGCGATCGCTTTACTGCAAAAGTTAAAGCACAAGCTGACCGGCCAACATTCACAAGAGAAGGGTTTAAATGAGCATCAACATACTGCTGGTTGA
- a CDS encoding CCGSCS motif protein, producing the protein MSNQVDNALEESQETEEPRRVHGENGVCCGSCEGQ; encoded by the coding sequence GTGTCAAATCAGGTTGACAATGCCCTTGAAGAAAGCCAGGAAACTGAGGAGCCGAGAAGAGTGCACGGTGAAAATGGTGTTTGCTGCGGCAGCTGCGAAGGCCAGTAA
- a CDS encoding efflux RND transporter periplasmic adaptor subunit: MPILTRKSLITLGGFASIFIAVAINGVLSANQQHTPAPKVAPQYPVVSVTEVAPISHRASITAYGEVKSRNQLTLTSQVSGQITYLSPKFLSGKTLEKGELLAKIEPIIYQQALADARANLADATLALAQEELNSTQAAQEWQQSGLANEQASDLVLRKPQLAAAKAKYAMASKAVAKAEYDLAQTRITAPFEALVVAKEIQIGSNVQAGSALGELYDIALFEVALPLSLQQWQLLPATGGSEKLTDIQIQLNDEGSEKQWTAQFDRFEQHIDSQSRQRALVAVVNNPIKQQTPLFPGTFVKATLSGSAVDRLWQLPASALIDSNTVWQVNENGVLDFLSVKVVFARGKHIYVQPLENKSRAQIVSRPLSSYLQDMKVDARVETKAEVSTEVSTKVNAEETI; the protein is encoded by the coding sequence ATGCCAATATTAACCAGAAAATCTCTTATCACCTTAGGCGGTTTCGCCAGCATTTTTATTGCCGTTGCTATTAACGGCGTATTATCGGCAAATCAGCAACATACTCCTGCGCCTAAAGTCGCGCCCCAATATCCTGTGGTGTCGGTAACCGAGGTAGCCCCCATCAGTCACCGGGCGTCCATTACCGCTTACGGTGAAGTAAAATCGAGAAACCAGCTGACCTTAACCTCTCAGGTCAGCGGCCAAATCACCTATTTATCCCCCAAATTTCTCAGCGGTAAAACCTTAGAGAAAGGAGAGTTGCTGGCAAAAATTGAACCTATTATTTATCAGCAGGCATTGGCAGACGCCCGGGCAAATTTAGCCGATGCCACACTCGCCCTGGCACAGGAAGAATTAAACAGTACCCAGGCAGCGCAGGAATGGCAGCAGTCGGGGTTGGCCAATGAGCAGGCATCTGATCTGGTATTGCGAAAACCGCAACTGGCCGCCGCCAAAGCCAAATATGCCATGGCCAGCAAAGCCGTTGCTAAAGCGGAATATGATTTGGCGCAAACCCGGATAACGGCGCCGTTCGAGGCCCTGGTGGTCGCCAAAGAAATACAAATAGGCAGCAATGTCCAGGCGGGAAGTGCCCTGGGTGAGTTATATGATATTGCCTTATTTGAAGTTGCCCTGCCCTTATCCCTGCAGCAGTGGCAGTTATTACCAGCCACAGGCGGCAGTGAAAAGTTAACAGATATTCAGATACAACTTAACGACGAAGGCTCTGAAAAACAATGGACTGCGCAGTTCGACCGTTTCGAGCAGCATATCGACAGCCAGAGCCGCCAGCGCGCTTTAGTCGCCGTTGTCAACAACCCGATCAAACAGCAAACCCCGCTCTTCCCGGGGACTTTCGTAAAAGCCACCCTGAGCGGCAGCGCCGTGGACCGCTTATGGCAACTGCCGGCATCGGCATTAATCGACAGTAATACCGTGTGGCAGGTAAATGAAAACGGCGTATTGGACTTTTTATCCGTTAAGGTCGTTTTTGCCCGGGGCAAACATATCTATGTGCAGCCGCTGGAGAATAAAAGCCGGGCACAAATCGTCAGCCGGCCGCTGTCGAGTTATTTACAGGACATGAAAGTCGATGCCCGGGTCGAAACTAAAGCCGAAGTGAGTACCGAAGTTAGCACCAAAGTAAATGCCGAGGAAACAATATAA
- a CDS encoding S1 family peptidase: MQASLLSQKRKQAQFTPGLLTSKKMEVTDEINLVFPLILLLFSQYCGAVIKRHDIPATAYQVVKPPEYLIDMPHDGHGVLISPNWIVTVAHVIFYDYQGKMIDIGDKSYQVEKVIIHPGYKKPDKSLTQGDAKPLMDFFKSNHDIALVKLASSVHEVAPIKLYSEADELGKTVSVYGKGSTGDGLTGEVKGTKSLKVLNRFENEIETLEANWLSLKFDRPPHGLELEGIEGNGDSGGPSVIHKNNTPYLAGLVSWDYWQGDLASFKNGLYGNRSYQVRISSYIKWINHTINNS, from the coding sequence ATGCAGGCGTCGCTATTATCGCAAAAGCGTAAGCAGGCTCAGTTTACCCCCGGATTATTAACCTCAAAAAAGATGGAAGTCACAGATGAAATTAACCTTGTTTTTCCCCTGATATTGTTACTTTTTTCGCAATACTGTGGCGCCGTGATCAAGCGCCATGATATTCCCGCGACAGCTTACCAGGTGGTTAAGCCGCCGGAATATTTGATTGATATGCCCCATGACGGACATGGGGTATTGATTTCACCAAACTGGATAGTGACGGTTGCCCATGTGATTTTTTATGATTATCAGGGCAAGATGATTGATATCGGTGATAAAAGTTATCAGGTAGAAAAAGTTATTATTCACCCGGGTTATAAAAAACCGGATAAGTCTCTGACGCAAGGGGATGCCAAGCCTTTGATGGACTTTTTCAAAAGTAATCATGATATTGCGCTGGTGAAGTTGGCATCGAGTGTTCACGAGGTTGCGCCGATAAAACTCTATAGCGAGGCGGATGAGCTGGGGAAAACCGTAAGCGTTTATGGCAAGGGCTCAACGGGAGACGGGCTTACCGGAGAGGTCAAAGGGACTAAATCTCTTAAGGTCTTAAACCGGTTTGAAAATGAGATCGAAACATTAGAAGCGAACTGGTTATCGCTGAAATTTGATCGCCCGCCCCACGGGCTTGAACTCGAAGGCATTGAAGGCAACGGCGACAGCGGCGGTCCTTCTGTTATCCATAAAAACAATACGCCTTATTTGGCAGGCTTAGTAAGCTGGGATTATTGGCAGGGAGATCTGGCTTCATTTAAAAACGGCCTGTACGGCAATCGTTCTTATCAGGTCAGAATTTCCAGTTATATAAAATGGATCAACCATACCATAAACAACAGCTGA
- a CDS encoding winged helix-turn-helix domain-containing protein, giving the protein MKVNQAFSIGCCHVLPLESAIKIAEQDKQSLQPKFIEVLYYLAREYPRVIPREELINQVWGGNEYVGEKGLTNAIWHLRQKLNAVIEDGEVIETIRKVGYRLLIQPQWNKQTPEIAETSFSPATATAASPTQKTKRPQAAILLLLCLLLVLAGNYFFNQAKPLPQTKITQITKDPGTELFPAPSPDGRYIAYQWRTQTGASNLYLKDLQHPKVAAKQLTFDSASEGHSVWSHSGNSLYFARYHSKQNSCDIVELNIALNQETNLTACPATGGYYYIDISPDDKTLAFRGSEPGEEYSGIYFFDLENRGQKPRRFSCLTNCGYKDRDFAFSPDGQSVAVTRRVNRFNENLYLIDLATKAEKPLTAGEEDIVGLSWHPQGQYLVYATQRADIRRGFILNVNSLTKQDIGIEGFSYPAFAKRSGALFYHQRKENYQLASFALNTEVATSPFPLLQSEFSYLYPDYSSQARQIVYVSNESGFYELWLADANGQNRQQLTQFKRTIRYPAWSHQGDKIAFLAPTPDEQKESLYILDVATHKITAIKAPFTTYNRPGWSPDGSAIISSVPHDDGKDLFRFAIDSSSYQQLTDDDARYGVMISENELLYTSLSKGLWYRNFADDNSAQIKISGNIFNGLYSWHYFQGGIYFKQSLAKAQQLMRYDFAREKLTPLIRLPRKTFQGGGSLTMLPLENKLLFSSSRSPQADIKQLAHPLFN; this is encoded by the coding sequence ATGAAGGTCAATCAAGCTTTTTCTATTGGCTGTTGCCATGTACTGCCGCTTGAGTCTGCCATTAAAATTGCCGAACAGGATAAACAATCGCTGCAACCTAAATTCATTGAAGTCTTATATTATCTCGCCCGGGAATATCCCAGGGTGATCCCCCGGGAAGAATTGATCAACCAGGTTTGGGGCGGCAATGAATATGTCGGCGAAAAAGGCCTGACCAACGCTATCTGGCATTTAAGACAAAAACTTAATGCCGTGATTGAAGACGGCGAAGTGATCGAAACCATACGTAAGGTCGGCTACAGATTATTAATCCAGCCCCAATGGAATAAGCAAACCCCAGAAATAGCCGAAACAAGTTTTTCTCCGGCAACAGCTACGGCTGCAAGCCCAACTCAAAAAACCAAGCGCCCCCAGGCAGCAATACTGTTATTACTGTGTTTACTCCTGGTTTTAGCTGGGAATTATTTTTTCAATCAAGCCAAACCGCTGCCCCAGACCAAAATCACCCAGATAACCAAAGACCCGGGCACAGAATTATTTCCGGCCCCTTCGCCCGATGGCCGTTATATCGCCTATCAATGGCGCACGCAAACCGGTGCCAGCAACCTTTACCTGAAAGATTTACAGCACCCCAAGGTTGCCGCAAAACAATTAACCTTTGACAGCGCCAGTGAAGGGCATTCTGTGTGGAGCCATTCCGGCAACTCCTTATATTTTGCCCGCTATCACAGCAAACAGAATAGCTGCGACATAGTCGAACTCAATATTGCCTTAAACCAGGAAACCAACCTGACGGCTTGCCCGGCAACCGGCGGCTACTATTACATAGATATTTCCCCCGACGATAAAACCCTGGCTTTTCGCGGCTCCGAGCCGGGGGAAGAATATAGCGGCATCTATTTTTTCGACCTGGAAAACCGCGGGCAAAAACCAAGACGCTTTTCCTGCCTGACAAATTGCGGTTATAAAGACAGGGATTTTGCTTTTTCCCCCGACGGCCAGAGTGTAGCCGTAACCCGGCGCGTTAACCGTTTTAATGAAAACCTTTATCTCATTGATTTAGCCACTAAGGCTGAAAAACCTTTAACCGCGGGAGAAGAAGATATTGTCGGCCTCAGCTGGCACCCGCAAGGACAATACCTGGTTTATGCCACCCAAAGGGCAGATATTCGCCGGGGGTTTATTTTAAATGTTAACAGCTTAACCAAGCAGGATATCGGCATCGAAGGCTTTAGCTATCCGGCATTTGCCAAACGCAGCGGCGCGCTTTTTTATCACCAGCGCAAAGAAAATTATCAACTCGCCAGTTTTGCCTTAAATACGGAGGTTGCCACCAGCCCGTTTCCCCTGCTGCAGTCGGAATTCAGCTACCTGTATCCCGACTACTCAAGCCAGGCAAGACAGATTGTTTATGTCTCCAATGAGTCCGGTTTTTATGAGCTATGGCTTGCCGATGCCAATGGCCAGAACCGTCAGCAGCTAACCCAGTTTAAACGCACCATACGTTATCCGGCCTGGTCGCATCAGGGGGATAAAATTGCCTTTTTAGCGCCAACCCCGGATGAGCAAAAGGAAAGCCTCTATATACTCGATGTCGCGACCCATAAAATTACCGCCATCAAAGCGCCTTTTACCACTTATAACCGCCCCGGCTGGAGCCCGGATGGCAGCGCCATTATTTCATCTGTGCCCCATGACGACGGTAAAGATCTTTTCCGGTTTGCCATCGACAGCAGCAGTTATCAGCAACTCACTGATGATGATGCCAGATATGGCGTCATGATCTCCGAAAATGAACTCTTATATACCAGCCTAAGTAAAGGTTTGTGGTATCGAAATTTCGCCGACGACAACAGTGCGCAAATAAAAATTTCGGGAAATATTTTTAATGGCCTTTATAGCTGGCATTACTTTCAGGGGGGCATTTATTTCAAACAAAGTTTAGCCAAAGCTCAGCAATTGATGCGCTATGACTTTGCCAGGGAGAAGCTAACCCCCCTTATTCGCCTACCGAGAAAAACCTTTCAAGGGGGCGGCTCCTTAACCATGCTGCCTTTAGAAAACAAGCTGTTGTTCAGCTCCAGCCGCTCTCCACAAGCAGATATCAAGCAACTGGCACACCCGCTGTTTAACTGA
- a CDS encoding TolC family protein produces MKQPTYFISIISLCLLSACSTFDDVAFDDKASTQLQALAKTSFEQANQTAAIPLTELLAIGEVNHLITTALANNPGLQQTWLTLKTAEQQLKVTSTAQWPDISAQLNATKTEANSANYNPGLSVAWTVDIWQQLANATSAGEANLAASGYAYQGARDLLAANIMQSYLTLVQYAQLIDIEKRKVSTLKTNESVIVDRYRKGLIDLKDLDTAKSSTQSSQATLVEYQEQYQQALRNLALLTGVTKNQLIYRSEFPQVVMPLDKIQSQNLARRPDLQQAYQGIIADQYRHKVAYKALLPDLSLSASLSSTNTNLHDALFGSNAWQLLGQLTAPVFNAGKLKSEVEIARLSAEKSYWAFQETLLSAVNEVDNAIAQEQAISKRLVLTESALQSARRSEITYTERYRQGTVSLIDLLQVQQQTFSLQTQVTQLTYQKLNNRITLGLALGLGV; encoded by the coding sequence ATGAAGCAGCCAACATACTTTATCAGCATCATAAGCCTTTGTTTATTGAGCGCATGCTCGACATTTGACGATGTTGCTTTTGATGATAAAGCAAGTACTCAACTGCAGGCCCTGGCAAAGACAAGTTTCGAGCAGGCAAACCAAACCGCTGCTATCCCCTTAACAGAGTTATTGGCAATAGGGGAAGTCAATCATTTAATTACCACAGCACTCGCCAATAACCCGGGATTACAGCAAACCTGGTTAACCCTGAAAACAGCAGAGCAGCAGCTCAAGGTTACCTCAACAGCACAATGGCCGGATATTTCAGCTCAGCTCAATGCCACTAAGACGGAAGCGAATTCGGCAAATTACAACCCCGGCCTTAGCGTGGCATGGACAGTAGATATATGGCAGCAACTTGCCAACGCCACCAGTGCCGGGGAAGCCAACCTGGCCGCCTCCGGTTATGCCTATCAGGGAGCGCGGGATTTACTGGCAGCAAATATAATGCAGTCCTATCTCACCCTGGTGCAATATGCACAGCTTATCGATATTGAAAAACGTAAGGTCTCCACCTTAAAAACCAACGAAAGCGTGATTGTCGACCGTTACCGTAAAGGTTTGATTGACTTAAAAGACCTGGATACCGCCAAGTCGTCGACCCAAAGCAGCCAGGCGACATTAGTGGAATACCAGGAACAATATCAACAGGCATTAAGAAACCTGGCTTTGCTTACCGGGGTAACAAAAAACCAACTGATATACCGCAGTGAATTTCCACAGGTCGTTATGCCTTTGGATAAAATACAGTCGCAAAACCTGGCGCGCCGCCCGGATTTACAGCAGGCTTATCAAGGCATCATTGCCGACCAATACCGGCATAAGGTGGCCTATAAAGCCCTGCTGCCTGACCTGTCCCTGTCAGCCTCACTTAGCAGTACGAACACCAACCTGCATGATGCCTTATTCGGCAGCAATGCCTGGCAGTTGCTTGGCCAGTTAACCGCCCCGGTTTTTAATGCCGGTAAACTTAAAAGTGAAGTAGAGATCGCCCGGTTAAGCGCGGAAAAAAGCTATTGGGCTTTTCAGGAAACCTTACTTTCTGCGGTCAACGAAGTGGATAACGCCATAGCCCAGGAACAAGCCATCAGCAAACGCCTGGTCTTAACGGAATCCGCCCTGCAAAGCGCAAGACGCAGCGAAATCACCTATACCGAGCGCTATCGCCAGGGCACGGTATCTTTAATTGATTTACTGCAGGTTCAACAACAAACTTTTTCACTACAAACACAAGTCACCCAGCTCACCTATCAGAAATTAAACAACCGCATCACCTTAGGTTTGGCGCTGGGCTTAGGAGTATAA
- a CDS encoding response regulator transcription factor: MSINILLVEDDIDLAATVVDYFEVESISCDHAANGVHGLALVEAHDYQVILLDINLPEMDGFTLCQKIRDSSNDTPILMLTARDTLVDKVAGFDAGTDDYLVKPFEIEELLIRVVALSKRRSGQVSKLSVGKLVLQLKERVAFFDGRELKLTPITFKLLEKLMRESAKPVSRAVLMHAVWGEEQPDSNSLKVHIHHLRKQLEKVQADLSIETEPGFGFTLREKAAL, translated from the coding sequence ATGAGCATCAACATACTGCTGGTTGAAGACGATATCGACCTTGCCGCCACTGTGGTCGACTACTTTGAAGTGGAGTCCATTAGCTGCGATCACGCAGCCAATGGCGTACACGGCCTGGCACTGGTGGAAGCCCACGATTACCAGGTGATCTTGCTCGATATCAACCTGCCGGAAATGGACGGCTTTACCCTGTGCCAGAAAATCCGCGACAGCAGCAATGATACCCCGATCTTAATGCTGACCGCCCGCGATACCTTAGTGGATAAAGTGGCAGGCTTTGATGCCGGCACCGACGACTACCTGGTCAAACCCTTCGAAATTGAAGAGTTGCTGATACGGGTAGTGGCGCTGTCAAAACGCCGCAGCGGCCAGGTCAGCAAACTCAGCGTGGGCAAGCTGGTATTGCAGTTAAAAGAAAGAGTCGCCTTTTTTGACGGCCGGGAGCTCAAGCTCACCCCCATCACCTTTAAACTGCTGGAAAAACTGATGCGGGAGTCGGCCAAGCCCGTCTCCCGCGCTGTGCTGATGCATGCCGTCTGGGGGGAAGAGCAGCCCGACAGCAACAGTTTAAAAGTACATATCCATCATTTACGTAAACAACTGGAAAAAGTGCAGGCAGATTTGTCCATAGAGACCGAACCCGGCTTCGGCTTTACCTTAAGAGAAAAAGCAGCGCTATAA
- a CDS encoding sensor histidine kinase — MSIRTYIFTLLTGLILLIAVGLSFQSARFFIDSFGMVVESMMFNIGQQYPEDGKSEQTILKYHSTTEWHKVPQPVRDKFPTIPAEKNKLHSKFIDWIYIQPPKKIYSLIVVERDNKTVFVSHFNEDVHAKRHEKHPKDNYLIDPMILIILIGLSVLAIFILVLLYIFKKIAVPVESLQLWGKNLKINELNKPRPDFTFKELNGLAKLMHENLTSVADAVEREQAFLSYASHELRTPIAVIRSNAALLEKISPAPTEKERQIRDRIQRASLTMKSMTETLLWLSREGKTEMAVETTALGELVKNTRAELAYLLAGKEVTVEVAVDNSQVALAVTPSIIVLSNLIRNAFQHTQQGHVDIRQHGHEVIITNITSKQIKANAKKEELGFGLGMKLVEKLTRQFGWPYQLSQVANGYRASISFHHSDSKK, encoded by the coding sequence ATGAGTATTCGCACCTATATTTTTACCTTATTGACCGGCCTGATACTGCTGATAGCGGTGGGACTTTCTTTTCAAAGTGCCCGGTTTTTTATCGACTCTTTTGGCATGGTGGTTGAAAGTATGATGTTTAACATTGGCCAGCAATATCCTGAGGACGGAAAAAGCGAACAAACCATATTAAAATACCATAGCACCACCGAATGGCATAAAGTGCCCCAGCCGGTGCGGGATAAATTTCCAACCATTCCCGCAGAAAAAAATAAACTGCACAGTAAATTCATCGACTGGATTTATATTCAGCCTCCGAAGAAAATATATTCCCTGATTGTGGTCGAACGGGATAATAAAACCGTCTTTGTTTCCCATTTTAATGAAGATGTCCACGCCAAGCGCCATGAAAAACACCCTAAAGATAATTATCTCATCGATCCAATGATCCTCATTATTCTGATAGGCCTTTCGGTGCTGGCAATTTTCATCCTGGTATTGCTGTATATTTTTAAGAAAATTGCCGTGCCGGTTGAGTCGCTGCAACTATGGGGCAAAAACTTGAAAATAAACGAATTAAACAAGCCGCGCCCCGACTTTACCTTCAAAGAGCTCAACGGCTTAGCCAAGCTGATGCATGAAAACCTAACTTCTGTCGCCGATGCGGTAGAGCGGGAACAGGCCTTTTTAAGTTACGCCAGCCACGAACTGCGCACCCCGATTGCGGTGATCAGAAGCAATGCCGCCTTGCTGGAAAAAATCAGCCCGGCGCCGACAGAGAAAGAGCGCCAGATCCGCGACCGGATACAACGTGCCAGCTTAACCATGAAATCCATGACAGAAACCTTATTATGGTTAAGCCGGGAAGGGAAAACGGAAATGGCCGTTGAAACCACCGCCCTGGGAGAATTAGTGAAAAATACCCGGGCAGAGCTGGCATATCTGCTTGCCGGTAAAGAAGTGACGGTCGAGGTAGCAGTGGATAACAGCCAGGTTGCTCTGGCAGTAACCCCCAGTATTATTGTGCTCAGCAACTTGATCCGCAATGCCTTTCAGCACACGCAACAGGGGCATGTTGATATCCGCCAGCATGGCCATGAGGTTATCATCACCAATATCACCTCAAAGCAAATAAAGGCAAATGCCAAAAAAGAAGAGCTGGGGTTTGGCCTGGGTATGAAATTAGTGGAAAAGCTCACCCGGCAGTTTGGCTGGCCGTATCAACTCAGCCAGGTCGCCAACGGTTACCGGGCCAGCATCAGCTTTCACCACAGTGACAGCAAAAAATAA